The DNA window CACCAACCTGTCATTGCTCTGGAACGCAACCGATCTCGGCCAGATGATAGACGGCAGGTCCGCCTTCAGTTGCAGCGCGAGATCGTCATCGGCGCCGACCCGCCACACCATTAGCGAGCGGTCGTAGCTGAGGGTGACCAAAAGCTTTTCCGGCGCGCTGTAGACGATGCGCTTGATCCCGGCCTCATGAGCAGAGGTCTTTGTGATCTCGCCGCCTTTAATAGTCAGGATATCTCCGGCGTCGTTCCCGGCAAACACGATGCCCGTTTCTGTGATCACGATGGTGTCGGTCTCAATGCCGCCGAGGTCATGGGTCTCTAGAAGGGCGCCTGTCATGCCGTCCCAGTGCCGGATCGTGCCGTCGTCACTGCTCGACACCAAGGTCTTTCCGTCCCCGATCCAAGAGACAGAAATGACATCCGCCGTATGCCCTTGTAGTCGCGCCATAGGCGTTCCATCGATCTTGAACGTCCGGATGTCGTGGTCCCGCGAACAGGTGGCGATCACCTCACCGCTGGGATGGAACACGCTCATCTCGATGTCGTCGGTGTGCCCGATGCAGACGCCCACAAGCCGCATGTCCGGCACGGACCAGACGCGCGCGGTGTAGTCGCTGCCTGAGCTGACCAGATACCGCCCGTCCTCGCTGAACGAACATTGGTTCGCCAGGTGATCATGGTATCCGCGCAAGACAGGCAAATGCGTTTCAGCGTCCCACAAGATGATCTGGTTGTCGTAGCCTGCGGTGGCGATGAAGCCAGTGGAATGGCAGGCAATTCCGCTGATCGGACCAAGGTGTTTCATCCTCAATCCCTCTTATGTTGCATTCACACGTATGGCGGCGATATCAAGCGTGTGGTTCATCTTGTCAGATTTCGCCTTTAGGTAGTTTTGATTGTGCTTCGTCAGGAACGTACCGGTCGGTAGCATCTCGACGATGGTGATGCCGTGCTTCTCGAGTTGCTTGCGCTTGTCGGGGTTGTTCGAGAGCAGTCGGATGCGCGGGCACCCTAGGGCGAGCAGCATCTCGGCCGCTGCCTTATAGTTGCGTAGATCGGCTTCGTATCCGAGCCTCAGATTGGCCTCATAAGTGTCCATCCCTTCGATCTGCAGAAGGTAGGTGTCGAGTTTGTTGTAAAGCCCGATCCCCCGCCCCTCCTGACGCAGGTAGAGCAGGTATCCGCCGTCATCTGCAATCCTCCTCAGGGCCTCGTGGAGTTGATGCCTGCAGTCGCAACGTTCGCTGCCAAACACGTCTCCGGTCATGCATTCAGAGTGAAAACGCACCAAAGGGATGCGCACGTCAGGGCCGAGACCAATCGCAAAGTGCTCATCAGGCTCGCACAAGTTCTTGAATGTGTAAAAGTTCGCTGGCTTCACGCCTCCAGATAGTTGGATCGGAACTCTCGCACGGATCGACGCAATCTCGACCGTCGTCTGATCACCGTCCATGTCACCTCCATTATAGAGTTTGCGCTCTGGAACACCAAGACACTAAACGATTATAATTGTCGCTGATCCTATACTACAGGTAAAACTGTATCAACTCACTTGCAAAGCGTCAACTCAAGGAATACCGACAAACTGGATGATCCGCTGGCTTTCTTCAGAGGAATTCGGCGGCGCTCACGTGCGCGAGATACACAATCTTTAGTGGACTCCGATTGTGGTGCGGTGCCCTTGGACGGCGGCTCTATCTGCACTCGATACATGCAAGAGCGAGCGTTTCGCTGAGACCTTTGCCGAACCCGCTGATCCTTGGAAGACCACGCCGTCTTTGAAGGCCAGTGCGAAGGGGACTGATGCGATACCAAAGCGCCGCTTGCGCCATGAATGAGCAACGATGGAAACCGACATGAAGCCGCTATCACCAAGCGAGACCTATGCCCGCGACGCCAGCAATCACGAAGCGTGCGTGTTCGCACCTTTGGGCCCGCCTTCGGTCGTCAACGATCGCGAAGCGATGGGCTATGGACCCGGCTATGTTCATGCGCGCCTGCCCGATCACGACAAACTGGCGGAAGCGTGCCGAGACCTCTCGGCAGAGGAGCTGATCAAGGTCCTCGACGATGCCTCCGCACCGCTTGAGCAGCGCATCGGGGCAGGCACGCGTCTCAACCAAATCGGGGATATCCGGCTTGATGTGCAGTCGCCCAACATGATCGAGTTGCCCGCGGTCTCGGCAAAGATCGGTCTGGCGCGCGACCAAATCGACGCCGTTTTGAGCGAGAATGACGGCCTGTTTCTAGAGCGGTCATGGATTGAGAAGGAATGCCCGGAGCATCAGGTCGACCTCGACCGCTTCGCGATCGGCAAATACCCGGTGACAAACGCGGAATACATGGAGTTTCTGCGCGCCACGAAGTCGAGCGAAATTCCATCCAGCTGGCGGTTCGGGCGCTACCCCAGCAGCCGCGGCAACCACCCTGTCTACTCGGTCTCTCCTGCCGGCGCCGAGACCTACGCGGCGTGGCTGGCGGACCTGACTGGCCGCAAATTCCGACTGCCGACAGAGGCGGAATGGGAATACGCGGCATCGGGGCCCGATCACTTGGAGTTTCCCTGGGGCGACACATTCCAGGTCGATCTGTCCAACACCGCCGAGTCAGGGCTCTTCACCACGACGCCGGTCGGCTGTTTTCCCGACGGTGTGTCGCCCTTCGGCGTCCATGACTTAGCGGGCAATGTCGAAGAGTTGGTGGCCGATGTCTACGGCGCCTATCCGGGCGGGACGGAGATACACGATGACCTCGCGCTGGCTTTCGCCGAAGGGTATCGGGTTGCGCGTGGCGGCAGCTTCACACGGTTCCGGGACCTGGCCCGCACCCGCCGTCGGCACGGCGCCTTCCCGCGCGAGATCTACGTCATCGGCTTCCGCTTGGCAGAAACGCTGTCTTAGAGTGTGATCGTCCGCCCCGCGACCTGTTCGCGGGCGGGACTTGGACAAGTCTATCGCGCTGGATGAAGGGATTCGTTAAGCCGCAGAGCGCTTTGCAGCCACGATGACGCTCGGCATGTGATGCTCGAGCTCATAGACCTTGATGTCGGTGCAGTTCAGTTCCGCCAGGTCGCGCTGCACCTCTTGGATGCTCTCCAAGTACCCATCACGGGTATTTAGGATCATCTTCATCGAAAAGGTGTGGTTATTCGACGGGTTCTTTGGGTCCTCCTCGTCCATGAAGAATTTTCCAACGAAGATACTCCCACCCGGCGTGATCGCGTTCACGGCGCGGCGCAGGATATTAATTTTCTCGTCGGCGCCGTAGCTGTGAAGCACGTCGTTGATCAGCACAGCGTCGTACTCGCCCACGATCTCCATCTTCCGTGCATCGCCGGGGACAAGCGTGACTCGGCCCAGCAGGTCGGTCGGCATGCTTTGCTTGGCGTAGTCGATTGCCACGGGCAGGTCATAGACCGTCGCCTGCGCCTCGGGCTTGAGTCGCAGCACCTCGGCCGAGAACGCGCCATGCCCGCCGCCGACATCGATGAGGGACGTAAAGCCGTTCGCGTAGTCGCAGATGATCGGCGCCGTCTTGGTTATTCTCTCCCGGTTTGAGGCTTTGACCATGTCGAGATAGGTGAAGATCGAGTCTGTGCTGAAGACCGTGTCCTCGCGACTGCTTTCGGGCTTCGCTTTCAACATGCTGGCGAGCTTGAGCCATTCGCTGACTTCGTCGCGGTAGTTCTCAAGCGCCCCGATCTCTTCGTCGCCAATTGATGCTTTCAGCTCTGCGTCGAGCGACACCGCGGCCCCGTCTGTTTGCAGAACCCCGAACTGAACCAGGCAGTTGATCAGCGCGCACAGACGCGGGGCCTTGACCCCGAACGCGTCGGACAA is part of the Xanthomonas fragariae genome and encodes:
- a CDS encoding formylglycine-generating enzyme family protein, coding for METDMKPLSPSETYARDASNHEACVFAPLGPPSVVNDREAMGYGPGYVHARLPDHDKLAEACRDLSAEELIKVLDDASAPLEQRIGAGTRLNQIGDIRLDVQSPNMIELPAVSAKIGLARDQIDAVLSENDGLFLERSWIEKECPEHQVDLDRFAIGKYPVTNAEYMEFLRATKSSEIPSSWRFGRYPSSRGNHPVYSVSPAGAETYAAWLADLTGRKFRLPTEAEWEYAASGPDHLEFPWGDTFQVDLSNTAESGLFTTTPVGCFPDGVSPFGVHDLAGNVEELVADVYGAYPGGTEIHDDLALAFAEGYRVARGGSFTRFRDLARTRRRHGAFPREIYVIGFRLAETLS
- a CDS encoding methyltransferase — translated: MKTPLLESIATDYRRSCILFGAMELGLFEHLMAADQPAPIDTLSDAFGVKAPRLCALINCLVQFGVLQTDGAAVSLDAELKASIGDEEIGALENYRDEVSEWLKLASMLKAKPESSREDTVFSTDSIFTYLDMVKASNRERITKTAPIICDYANGFTSLIDVGGGHGAFSAEVLRLKPEAQATVYDLPVAIDYAKQSMPTDLLGRVTLVPGDARKMEIVGEYDAVLINDVLHSYGADEKINILRRAVNAITPGGSIFVGKFFMDEEDPKNPSNNHTFSMKMILNTRDGYLESIQEVQRDLAELNCTDIKVYELEHHMPSVIVAAKRSAA
- a CDS encoding GTP cyclohydrolase II, with protein sequence MDGDQTTVEIASIRARVPIQLSGGVKPANFYTFKNLCEPDEHFAIGLGPDVRIPLVRFHSECMTGDVFGSERCDCRHQLHEALRRIADDGGYLLYLRQEGRGIGLYNKLDTYLLQIEGMDTYEANLRLGYEADLRNYKAAAEMLLALGCPRIRLLSNNPDKRKQLEKHGITIVEMLPTGTFLTKHNQNYLKAKSDKMNHTLDIAAIRVNAT